The nucleotide window AATAGCGTGCAAAACCAAACCCTTTTTCCAATTGCACTGTCGTCGCTCACTTCTTCCATAGAAGCCAAGGAGTCAACAAGGTCGGCATGGCTGCATTCAACGGTTTCTGATCATTCGATCCGATTGATAGCCACCGTACATGGGGAGCCTGGCTCGGAACAGATCGCAGATTGGCTGGAACGAATGAGTAAGAGCGATCATGCCCTGGGTTTCAACGACGTAAAACTACGCTATGGTGGGGAAGCTGCCAAGCAACATGAAATTATGCAGGAAGTCACAAGTCAACTGCCCAAAGTATTGGTATTTGTAGTGGTATCCAATTATCTTGTGCTACTGGCAGCATTCCGATCTCTGCTCATTCCAATCAAGGCGATTCTGATGAATCTGCTCAGCTTAGCCGCTTCATTTGGCATATTGGTGTGGGTGTTTAATGAGGGCCATCTGGGGATGGAGCCGTCAGCCATTGCCATAATGATTCCTGTATTCATTGCAGGATTGGTGTTCGGCATATCCATGGATTATGGGGTATTTATGTTGAGTCGTATCCAGGAAGTCTATAGACGAACCGGAGACAGTGACGTGGCAGTTCAACAGGGATTGGCTTCTACAGGTCGTCTGGTTACTTCTGCGGCGACCATTCTGCTTGCGGTGACCGTACCCTTTGCTTTTGCTGAAGTTGCAGGTGTGAGACAGTTGGGGATCGGCATAACCGCTGCGGTGCTGATTGACGTTACACTGATCCGTCTAATACTGGTCCCTGCACTGATGAAATTAATGGGGCGGTGGAACTGGTGGTTGCCGGGTCAATTATAATGAAGGGTATTACCGAAGCCTGAATGCAGGCCAGGAATATCCTTTTTTTGGCTAGAAATCATATGTTTTCATTCAAAACAGGCAAACATGTTCAATTCATGGGTGACATAGATGTTCTATAATGGATGGGATTAATTCCATATGACAGTCTTATATCTACGTTATCCTACGAAAAACAGGAGGGACACAGGGCAATGTCGGATATAGAAGCCTATCTGCAACAACAAACGAATCTTCGTGGTCGTTCCGCGTATCAAGCAGATCAACCTATGGAGTTATGGCGCAGTCAGTTACGTACAAGTGTGAAAGAACGACTGGGCGGTTTTCCAACGATGCCAGCAGCGCTCAATCCTGTATTACTGGAGCGCATTACATGTGACGGTTATATCCGCGAGCGGGTAGAGATCACGACCTATGCAGGACTTCGCATGCCTGTGTACATGTTGATTCCAAACGATGTAAGCGTTACTGATGTGAAGAGACCTGCGATCGTTGCTTGTCATGGACATGGGTACGGTAGCCGAGAGATATCGGGCATGGAACCAGATGGGTCACCACGGACAGGAGAGCCTGGGTTGCACAAGGATTTTGCAGTAGCTCTTGTGAAGCGGGGATATGTGGTTGCAGCTCCAGAGCTGCTCGGATTTGGTGATCGAAGACTGGAAGAGGATCGCGATGCGCCACCAGGGACAAGTTCCTGTACGAAAATCGCTGCGCATCTGCTCATGGTGGGGAAGACTCTAGCTGGGCATAGAGTATACGAAACAACGCGTGTACTGGATTATGTATCGAGTCGGGATGAAGTGGATTCGGAGCGAATCGGAAGCATGGGCATTTCGGGCGGTGGACTGGTGACCGCATTTACAGCCGCACTGGATGAACGTTTCCGTGCAGCTGTCGTGAGTGGTTATGCAAGTTCATTCCAGGGTAGCATACTGGATCGGAACCATTGTCTGGACAACTATATGCCAGGTATCCTGCGTGAAGCGGAGTTGCCGGATATCATCGGTCTGATTGTGCCTAGGCCACTCTTTATAGAAGCTGGTAGTGATGACCAGGTGTTCCCAATTCATACAGCAAGAGAGGCGTATGCGCGTTTGACACATATCTATGAACAAGCCGGAGCAGAAGAATCGCTAGATGCAGATTTCTTTATAGGTGGACATGAGATTAGCGGAGCGAAAGCCTATGACTGGCTTGACCAAGTTCTGTGAAACTGAGGGTTATTACCATCTATATAAGTTATTATGAACGAAAATGAGCTCCCCTTTATGCAAAACCGTGGGTTATCTTGGCAATACTGTCCCAGTAAAGAAACCAAATCCAAACTGGACTGCCTAAAAACAGAGCCACATTGCAAAGGAGAGCTATACAATGAAGTCTGTCACAAAATATGTGGGTTTAGACGTATCTAAAGAAAAAATTGCCGTTGCTGTCGCGAACGAGGGCCGTGAGCCTGCTTATTTTATCGGGATGTTCCCCCATACAGAAAAAGCGGTTCGTAAGTTTATTCAGACCTTGACTCAGGATGGTAGCTCACTTGAAATTTGTTATGAAGCAGGTCCTACCGGCTACGCATTGTATCGGTTGCTTACAAAGATGGGCATTTCCTGTTCGGTGATTGCTCCGTCGCTTATCCCTTCTCGTCCAGGCGACCGGGTGAAAACGGATCGGCGGGATGCTTTAAAGCTCGCACAACTTCTTCGTTCAGGTGAGCTACAGGCTGTCTACGTTCCCACCGAAGCGGATGAAGCCTTGCGCGATTTAGTTCGTGCCCGGGAAGATAGTAAGGAAAATCTGCTTCGCGCTAAACATCGTTTAACGAAGTTCCTTCTTCGCCATAGTATTCCTGGACCCGAAGGGGTTCGTCGCTGGTCGGTGAAATATTGGTCCTGGTTAAAGGTGCTGCGTCTTCCTAATGCCGTTCAGCAGACAGTTCTTCAGGAATACATTCATACGATTCAAGAAGAGATGCTACGCCTAGAACGCTTGGAAAAATACATGGCTCAAGAAGCTCAGAGTGGCCCACGGGCTTCCCTCATTACCGCTTTACAAGTTTTGCGCGGCGTGGCTCTAATCACAGCGATCACGCTGGTGGCAGAAGTCGGTAGTTTTCTTCGGTTTCCAAAAGGGAGTTCGTTTATGAGTTACACCGGACTCGTTCCCAGCGAGTACTCCACCGGGCAAACGACGCGTCGAGGAGCCACAACAAAAGCAGGCAATCGGCATGTACGCCGAGCTGCTGTTGAGGCTGCCTGGAGCTATCGGTATCAGCCTGCCTTGAAAGGGAAATTGCTGCAGCGACAACAGGGTCAGAACGCTGAAGTGTGTGCCATGGCTTGGCACGCTCAGGTTCGTTTACACGAAAAATATCGAAAGCTCCTTTCCCGGGGCATGAACAAGAATAAAGTCATTACCGCAATTGCAAGAGAACTCAGCGGATTTGTTTGGGCAATTGCTTCTCAGATCGAAACCCAGCAGCGCGTTGCAAATCAAACGACGTAGTGCCCTCTTTCTTAAAACCTCGTTTAAAAAGGAAACGGTTTTTCATGTGGAGGGTTGAGCCTTGAAGGTGAAAGGAAAACACGTAGCAGAAGAATCCACGGCGTTCAACTTGCGATAAGAGCTCTTGGCTCCGAACTCGCGATTTAAGTTTATCCGGCAGCTTCTGCGCGACGTAGGGATTACATGTGGTAACCAATCCACGAATATCAGATTGCTCAACGTCAACGAGCCGTTTTCACCTTCGGGGCTGAGCCCTTAACTTTGCTTCAAAACGGAGCTGTGAAAGGAGTTTCTTAAGGCGCCTTTGACATTTTCGTTCATATCAGTTGAACTAATCATTTACATGATAACGGAGAAGATAGAAAAAATCTGAAAAAGCGAAGCTACAAGCTTTCTGCAAGAAAGCTATTTCGAAAGCATACGCTATCACCGGATTTTCCCTTGAGAAAAGGGAATCGAAAAATCTGGGGATAACAGCGATTGGAAGGTTATTCTGTCTTCGTAGTGTATTCGAGAGGAGAATTCAGTGATGAAATGGTCAACATCCGTAAAATATCTACTATCTCTTGTTCTGTTTGCAAGTACGATCGGCATTAGTCTGGGAAGCAGTGGAGGGCACATCGCCGAAGCGGCAACGGACAATTACAGATTTGATTTTGGCTCGGGTTCAGTTGAGAGCGGTTACACAGGTGTGTCCGCAGGAGACGGCTATACTGCGACGAAAGGATATGGTTTCAACACACCTGCTAATATGAGAAATGTGTCTGCCTCTGGAAGCGGAGTTATGAGTGATGCTGTACAGTTTCTGACATTTGGCACGAAGAGCACCAATACCTTCAATGTGGATCTGTCCAATGGTCTCTATGAGGTCAAAGTGGTTCTGGGCAATACAGCCAGAGCGAGTGTGGCTGCAGAAGGTGTATACCAGATTATCAATATGACGGGCAACGGGGCGACGGACCAATTTCAAATTCCGGTGACTGACGGGCAATTAAACCTGCTGGTTACGGAAGGAAAGACAGGCACCGCCTTCACACTTAGTGCTCTCGAAATCCGAAAAATATCCAATCAGGCCGTGACCAATCGCACGATCTACATTGGTGGCGACTCAACGGTGTGCAATTACTATCCGCTTGGCAGCAGTGTACAGGGAGGTTGGGGACAGCTATTTCCATCCTATGTGAACAATGCCACCTTCCAGGTTCGAAATATGGCATCAAGTGGTCAATTTGCGAGAGGTTTCCGCGATGATGGTCAGATGGAAGCGATTCTGAAGTATATCAAGCCAGGAGATTATTTCATTTTGCAATTTGGAATTAACGATACCAATGCCAAGAACAATACAACGGAGACTCAGTTCAAAGAGATTATGCGGGATATGGTACGCCAGGTGAAGAATAAAGGAGCGACGGTCATCCTCTCCACGCCTCAGGGGCGGGCAACGGACTTCAATTCCGCCAATGTGCATCAAGCGGAGAACCGCTGGTACAATCAATCCACCCGTGCACTCGCTCAGGAAGAAGGAGTCACACTTGTTGAACTGAATAAGTTAAGTTCCGCTTATTTCACGTCCATTGGTCCGGCGGCAACACTTGCTCTGTATATGACAGGAGATAGTTTGCATCCGAATCGTCAAGGTGCTGCACAGCTTGCGCGCATTGTTGCCGAGGATCTGAGAAGACAGGGACTGAATGGCTTCTGACGATGCAATTAAATCTGCCTGCATGATCCAGGTTTGATATGATCCGTGTATGAAAATAAAAAAATACCCCGAGGAACATACCGCAAAACGAGCGGTTGATCCTCGGGGTATTCGTTATACCTAGGCTTAGGATTATTCCATCATATCCTTGGCCTCATGGTTCACCTTTTTACCTTTTAACAAAGGTTCCAGTTCATCTTGAACGCTTTGCTCCCACAGTGGCACATCTGTGCGATAGGCGGCCCGTCCGTTCAGGTGTCCGGCGACGGGAGCCGTGATGAATACGAACAGGATACCTAGCAACAAGCGTGCGCTAATATAGTTGTCGAAGTACCAAAAGAAGAAAAACGTAGCGCTTAGTACACAGAACACGCCAAGCGTCATACTTTTGGTTGCGGCATGGGCTCGCAGATATACGTCAGGCAGTCGAATAAGTCCGAACGCACTGAGTGCACTAAGCAATGCACCGAGCAGTACGAGTAGACCTATGGCTGTTTCAGCGGCTACATTAACGATCTCCATCATTTTTGAATACCGCCCCCCGTTCAATATAACGTGCAAATGCCACCGTACTTAGAAAAGCTAAAATACCAATCAGCAAGATGATATCCAGATAGGCCTGGGTTTGCAGCATCATCGACAGAACGGCAACGATGGCAATCACATTGATACCGATCGTATCCAGTGCCGTGATCCGGTCAGCCATGGATGGTCCCCGAAGCACTCTGTACAAGCAACCCAGAATGGCTAAGGAGAGAATGAGCAATGAGATGAACAACAGTGAGGATAACATTAACGCGTCACCTCCATAATTGCTTTTTCGAATGTGTTTTGGATATCATCTCTCAGTTTCTGTTCATCCTTAATATCCAGTGCGTGAATAAATAGTTTGCGTTGATTGCCCGAGATTTCAAGCGGCAGGGAACCTGGTGTCAATGAGATGAGCAGACAGAGCAGGGTGACCTCCCAATCCGAGGACAATTCAGTCCTATATGTGAAAATACCTGGACGTATATCGAGCTTAGGCTTGATAATCTGGCGTATAACCTCAATGCTGGCACGCACCAATTCCTTGAACAGCAAATTAATCAGTTTGATGATGGCCCAGACTCTCACAATATAGAAGCGCTGGGGGAAGAATCGGCGCATCCCCCCGATGAGAAGCAGTCCGAGCAGGTAACCTATGAGAAAACCAACACCATTCCAGGCATTGTTCAGAAACATCCATACAAAGGCAATGATAAGATTCAGTACAATCTGAAAGGCCATAGACATCTACTCCTTCAATACGGCATCAATATAAATATTGGGATGCAGTAGAATATCGCCTGCGCGAGAGGTCAACTGGAACATGCCTTCAGCCCCCACACCCATTACGATGATGAATACAAACAGAATTCCGGCAGGAATCAGCAGGCCGTTCACCGCGTAAGGGCGTCTTGTAACCCCCGCAGGCGGTTCGCCCCAGAACGCTTGTATGAAGATGCGCAGTACCGAATATAACATCAACAAGCTGGAGAGCACCGCTATACCGGTCAGACCATACAAGCCTGCCTGCAAGCCACCTTCGAAGAGAAGCAACTTACCCGGAAAACCACTGAATGGAGGCAAGCCTGCCAAGGCAAGTGCGCTAATGAAGAACATCCAACCAAGCAACGGATAACGATGGATTAGCCCACCCATGTTGTCGAGCTTTGATGTTCCGGCAACAGCGATCAAGGCACCGCCGAGCAGGAAGAGCAATGTTTTGATCAACATATCATGCAGCATGTAGAAGAGCAGACCTTCCAGTGCAGGACGACTGGCCGAGGCCATACCGAAAGCGACAAACCCTACACCTGCGACCACGTTGTAGATGAGAATCTTGTTTACATCGCGGTATGAGATCGCACCGATGACACCAAGAACCATCGTGGCACCTGCCATCCACCCGATCAGTGCATGGAAGAAATCAGGATCATGATAGAAGATCAGTGTGAATGTTCGCACAATCGCGTACAGGCCAACCTTCGTGAGCAATCCTGCGAACAATGCAGTGACGACTGCAGGTGGCGCCGCATAAGAGCCGGACAACCAGAAGAACAGGAACAGTCCGGCCTTGATGCTAAATACGATCAGGAAGAGTACGGCAATCAGGGTAACGACCCCGCTCTGTCCCACCTCAGCAATTTTGACGGACAAGTCCGCCATGTTCAGTGTGCCAGTAATGGAGTAGAGGAAGCCGATGGAAGCGACAAACAGTGCTGAAGAGACGATGTTAATCAAGACATATTTGATCGTTTCTCGCAGTTGTCTTTCGGTACCTCCCAATACGATCAGTGCATAAGAAGAGATGAGCATCAGTTCAAAGCTGACAAACAAATTGAACAAATCTCCGGTTAGGAATGAACCGTTAACGCCCGCAATCAGGAAATGAAAGAACGGATAGAAGTGATGCTCTTCCCGCTCCTTGTTCACACTGCGGAACGCATACAGCAGACACGCCAGTGCGATGATGGAAGCGGCGACGACAAGCAACGCCGATACCATGTCCGCAACAAGCACAATACCATAGGGAGGGGCCCATCCACCCATATTAAGCGTTAGAACTCCAGTTTGAGCCACACGTGTAATGAGTATCGTGGAGACTGCTGCGGTGAATAAAAGTCCGATGACACTAATGATCCGTTGGATGTTCGTTTTCCGGAAAAACAGAAGGGCCAGAACACCTGTAATCAATGGCAACAGAATCGGCAGGACGACGAGATTATTCATATGGGCGCCCCCTTACTTCTTCCATATCGTCTGTTCTCAGCTTCAGATAGGAGCGATACGAGAGAACGAAGAAGAACGCAGTGAGTCCGAAATTAATAACAATGGATGTTAATATCAGCGCCTGTGGAAGTGGATCGACATAACGTTCAGCCATCTCCCCAAGCAGTGGTGGTGACCCGGTTTTGAGACGTGACATGGTGATCAACAACAGATGCACGCCATGGGTTAGTATGGACATACCAAGTACGATTCGGAGCAGGCTCCGCGACAAGATTAAAAAGACGGCAACCGCAAACAGAATGCCAACGGCTACACACATCAATATTTCCATATCAGCGATCCTCCCCGATCTGTAGAATGATGGTCATGGTGACACCCAGGACAGCGAGATACACGCCAAGATCGAACAGCATGGCCGTGGCAAGTTCTGTCTCTCCCAGCAAAGGAAGTTCGAAATAGCCGAAGGTTTGACTGAGGAACGGTACTCCGAATATAAATGAACCCGCGCCCGTAAGTAAGGCTATACCCAAGCCGATTCCTGTTAGAATACGGAAGTCAACGGGCAACGCTTTGCGTATCGTATCTGTACTGAATGCCAGAGCAATCAATACGAGCGCTGCCGCTGTGACCAGGCCGCCGATGAAGCCTCCGCCCGGATTGTGGTGTCCTGCGAAGAACAGGTGCATGGCAAACGTCAGTATGATGAACACAACGACCTTGGTGGTCGTTTGCAGCAATACATCATTACTCTGCAAGGGTACAGTATCCCACGAGGATGAGCTGCGTTCCCGGTTACCATACTTTTTCGTATTGTCCGTTTCATCATCCAGATCAGACTCGGAATCCTGATTTTCCTCTTTTTTGCGGAACTTCAATCGGGCTCCGAGATCCTTCGCTTCAAGGTTCAGATTAATCATGGAATAGATGGATAATGAAGCAACGCCCAGCACCATGATTTCCAATAACGTATCGAAGCCACGGAAATCTACCAGCAACACGTTTACGACATTTTTACCACCGGCCGAGTCATACGCTTCCTGAAGGAAAAAGGTAGAAATGCTCTCCAGTGATGCGGTTCCGCTTGCAGCTAATGCAACGAAAGTCATCACGACCCCGACTGCAATCGCTACGATCATATTCACCGTGAGATATCTGCGGCTTGATTTGCCACGTTGCAGTTCAGGCAGATGGTAGAAGCAGAGCAGGAACAGTGCAACAGATACCGTCTCAACAATCATCTGTGTAAGTGCCAGATCCGGTGCCCGGAAGAGTACGAACAGCAGGGTTACGAGGTAACCAACCGCTCCGGTCATAATGACTGCTGACAGTCTGTTCTTGGCAAATGGAATCGACACCGCGGCACCAATGAGCGTGACTAACAGTACGACTTCATAGAATGAAAAGGGCGCATTGCCCTGCAGATTCCAGGTAATATTTTCGCCTGAACGGAAGAAGGCATAGACCAGTAAGGCAACTGTGAATGAGAAAATATAAACGAGATAACTACGAACCGAGCCATTCATATAGGCTTCCGTCCATTTACGTGCATAATGCTGAAGATTATCGAGTACGACATGGTACATATTGTTAATCGTTAATCCTTGTGGATAATGCTCATAAATATTCCTCCATCGTGGCAACAGCTTGTAGAGAGTGATTCCCAGAATCACGACTCCGATGGTCATAATTAGTTCCGGAGTCCATCCATGCCACAGAGAGAAATGTACATCAAAGCGCTCGTTCCCATTCAGTAGGGAAGGAAGCACAGCGGCCATTGCCGGTTCGATCAGTGATCCGGCCAGCAGGTTCGGAAAGAGTCCGAAGATGATGACAAGAATACCGAGAACAACGGGCGGAATGAGCATACCGGCGGGCGCTTCGTGCAGCTTCTCGGCAGGGATCTCGCTTTGGCTACGACCGAGGAATGTTTTGAACACGATAATAAGCGCATAGATCAGGGTAAACACACTTGCAAGCCAAGCGAATACCGGCAGTAGAACACTCCAGGAACCAAGTCCAAAGATTCGCAGATGCGTGACTTCGACCATCGCCTGGAAGAATAGCTCCTTGCTCAGGAATCCGTTGAACGGCGGCATCCCCGCCATGGCAAGTGAGCCGATCAGTGCTACGGTGAATGTAATTGGCATGAATGAAGCAAGTCCACCGAGCTTCCGAATGTCACGTGTACCCGTTTCATGATCGACGATGCCTACGACCATGAACAGAGCGGCCTTGAAGGTCGCATGATTAAACAGGTGAAGCAGCGCAGCGGTTATCGCCACGGTGTACATCGCAGAGGACTCGCCATATCCGAAGTAGAGAGCAGCAGATCCAACCCCGAATAGGGACATGATCAGACCAAGTTGAGAGATGGTCGAATAGGCGAGAATCGCTTTGAGATCGTTTTTTTTCACCGCCAGGAATGATCCATAACACAAAGTCAGAAGACCAACGCCAGTGACCAGCCAGAACCAGAGTCCCTGTCCACCGAAGATCGGTGTGAACCTGGCCACAACGTACAGTCCGGCCTTGACCATGGTGGCTGAGTGCAGATAGGCACTCACTGGTGTAGGAGCTTCCATGGCATCCGGTAACCAGATATGGAACGGGAATTGGGCTGATTTGGTGAAAGCTCCAATCAGGATCAAGACAAGCGCTGGCAGAAATAGTGCGCTTTCCTGAAACTGTCCCAACCCTGCAATGGTTGCACGAATACTGAACGTTCCTGTAATGAGATACATCATCATGAATCCGGTAAGCATGGCGAAACCGCCAAATACCGTAATCAGGAATGATTTTTGTGCTCCTGAAGTCGAGGCTTTACGTTTGTAATGAAATGCAATCAACAGGAATGACGTAATACTGGTCAATTCCCAGAATCCGTATAGCACGATCATATTATCAGACAGCACTACGCCCAACATGGCTCCCATGAACATCAACAGATACAGGTAGAAGCGGTTCAGGGCTTCTTTCATATCCATGTAGAAGATGGAGTAGAGCACAACGAGCACACCGATTCCGGTGATTAGCAGTGTCAGCATCAGGCTTAGACCGTCCAGATATAAGTTAAATCCAATGTCCAGTGAAGGAATCCATGGGATATTTCCGGATACGGTGTTGCGCTGGGACACAGCGGGTATGAGGCTCGCAAAGGTTACAAATAATAGTGCCGGGACAAGGAGAACCGGCCATCCCAAATGTAATTTACGGAAGAAACGATGCAGCGTGGCAAGAAGAATGCCAGCGGCAAAAGGCAGAATAACAGCAACATGAAGCAGGCTCAACATTACACCCCCAATGTTTAGTATTTCGACGACTCTCTCTGTGACATACAGGCGCATGATCCTCAAAGGATATGCTTGCTCTCTATATTCATAACCCAAGTATGTATATACAGAATCGTGTCTATTCTTTGAATGGAAGAAACACGGTGAAGATTTCAGTATAATATTGTATGGGCATGTATAATGAAAAAACACAAAAGATCCGATAAATATGAAAACGATTAGGTGACATCCCGTGTACCCTTTGCAGCATAGTTATGTTGAGAAGCAAGATGGTTTCACCGTGTAATGGAGGAAATAATGTCATTCAAAATCAGAACCGTGCTTACAGTTATCTTCGCTGTTTTATCCTTGCTGGTTACCCTGACGATTGGATCTATTTTTAGCCAAAAGTCATTTGTTGCTGTAGAGACTGAGATTGGTCACTCCCTTACAGGCACGGCCTCCCAGGCATCGGACAAGCTGGATCGGTTTATGTCCGCTCGCGCGGGTGAACTGGACCTGCTGGGCCGCATGGCTGCGCTGGAAGATGGATTTAAACCA belongs to Paenibacillus sp. FSL H8-0079 and includes:
- a CDS encoding alpha/beta hydrolase family protein: MSDIEAYLQQQTNLRGRSAYQADQPMELWRSQLRTSVKERLGGFPTMPAALNPVLLERITCDGYIRERVEITTYAGLRMPVYMLIPNDVSVTDVKRPAIVACHGHGYGSREISGMEPDGSPRTGEPGLHKDFAVALVKRGYVVAAPELLGFGDRRLEEDRDAPPGTSSCTKIAAHLLMVGKTLAGHRVYETTRVLDYVSSRDEVDSERIGSMGISGGGLVTAFTAALDERFRAAVVSGYASSFQGSILDRNHCLDNYMPGILREAELPDIIGLIVPRPLFIEAGSDDQVFPIHTAREAYARLTHIYEQAGAEESLDADFFIGGHEISGAKAYDWLDQVL
- a CDS encoding IS110 family transposase — translated: MKSVTKYVGLDVSKEKIAVAVANEGREPAYFIGMFPHTEKAVRKFIQTLTQDGSSLEICYEAGPTGYALYRLLTKMGISCSVIAPSLIPSRPGDRVKTDRRDALKLAQLLRSGELQAVYVPTEADEALRDLVRAREDSKENLLRAKHRLTKFLLRHSIPGPEGVRRWSVKYWSWLKVLRLPNAVQQTVLQEYIHTIQEEMLRLERLEKYMAQEAQSGPRASLITALQVLRGVALITAITLVAEVGSFLRFPKGSSFMSYTGLVPSEYSTGQTTRRGATTKAGNRHVRRAAVEAAWSYRYQPALKGKLLQRQQGQNAEVCAMAWHAQVRLHEKYRKLLSRGMNKNKVITAIARELSGFVWAIASQIETQQRVANQTT
- a CDS encoding GDSL-type esterase/lipase family protein, with the protein product MKWSTSVKYLLSLVLFASTIGISLGSSGGHIAEAATDNYRFDFGSGSVESGYTGVSAGDGYTATKGYGFNTPANMRNVSASGSGVMSDAVQFLTFGTKSTNTFNVDLSNGLYEVKVVLGNTARASVAAEGVYQIINMTGNGATDQFQIPVTDGQLNLLVTEGKTGTAFTLSALEIRKISNQAVTNRTIYIGGDSTVCNYYPLGSSVQGGWGQLFPSYVNNATFQVRNMASSGQFARGFRDDGQMEAILKYIKPGDYFILQFGINDTNAKNNTTETQFKEIMRDMVRQVKNKGATVILSTPQGRATDFNSANVHQAENRWYNQSTRALAQEEGVTLVELNKLSSAYFTSIGPAATLALYMTGDSLHPNRQGAAQLARIVAEDLRRQGLNGF
- the mnhG gene encoding monovalent cation/H(+) antiporter subunit G, whose product is MMEIVNVAAETAIGLLVLLGALLSALSAFGLIRLPDVYLRAHAATKSMTLGVFCVLSATFFFFWYFDNYISARLLLGILFVFITAPVAGHLNGRAAYRTDVPLWEQSVQDELEPLLKGKKVNHEAKDMME
- a CDS encoding Na(+)/H(+) antiporter subunit F1, producing the protein MLSSLLFISLLILSLAILGCLYRVLRGPSMADRITALDTIGINVIAIVAVLSMMLQTQAYLDIILLIGILAFLSTVAFARYIERGAVFKNDGDR
- a CDS encoding Na+/H+ antiporter subunit E; protein product: MAFQIVLNLIIAFVWMFLNNAWNGVGFLIGYLLGLLLIGGMRRFFPQRFYIVRVWAIIKLINLLFKELVRASIEVIRQIIKPKLDIRPGIFTYRTELSSDWEVTLLCLLISLTPGSLPLEISGNQRKLFIHALDIKDEQKLRDDIQNTFEKAIMEVTR
- a CDS encoding Na+/H+ antiporter subunit D; this translates as MNNLVVLPILLPLITGVLALLFFRKTNIQRIISVIGLLFTAAVSTILITRVAQTGVLTLNMGGWAPPYGIVLVADMVSALLVVAASIIALACLLYAFRSVNKEREEHHFYPFFHFLIAGVNGSFLTGDLFNLFVSFELMLISSYALIVLGGTERQLRETIKYVLINIVSSALFVASIGFLYSITGTLNMADLSVKIAEVGQSGVVTLIAVLFLIVFSIKAGLFLFFWLSGSYAAPPAVVTALFAGLLTKVGLYAIVRTFTLIFYHDPDFFHALIGWMAGATMVLGVIGAISYRDVNKILIYNVVAGVGFVAFGMASASRPALEGLLFYMLHDMLIKTLLFLLGGALIAVAGTSKLDNMGGLIHRYPLLGWMFFISALALAGLPPFSGFPGKLLLFEGGLQAGLYGLTGIAVLSSLLMLYSVLRIFIQAFWGEPPAGVTRRPYAVNGLLIPAGILFVFIIVMGVGAEGMFQLTSRAGDILLHPNIYIDAVLKE
- a CDS encoding Na(+)/H(+) antiporter subunit C, whose product is MEILMCVAVGILFAVAVFLILSRSLLRIVLGMSILTHGVHLLLITMSRLKTGSPPLLGEMAERYVDPLPQALILTSIVINFGLTAFFFVLSYRSYLKLRTDDMEEVRGRPYE
- a CDS encoding Na+/H+ antiporter subunit A; its protein translation is MSLLHVAVILPFAAGILLATLHRFFRKLHLGWPVLLVPALLFVTFASLIPAVSQRNTVSGNIPWIPSLDIGFNLYLDGLSLMLTLLITGIGVLVVLYSIFYMDMKEALNRFYLYLLMFMGAMLGVVLSDNMIVLYGFWELTSITSFLLIAFHYKRKASTSGAQKSFLITVFGGFAMLTGFMMMYLITGTFSIRATIAGLGQFQESALFLPALVLILIGAFTKSAQFPFHIWLPDAMEAPTPVSAYLHSATMVKAGLYVVARFTPIFGGQGLWFWLVTGVGLLTLCYGSFLAVKKNDLKAILAYSTISQLGLIMSLFGVGSAALYFGYGESSAMYTVAITAALLHLFNHATFKAALFMVVGIVDHETGTRDIRKLGGLASFMPITFTVALIGSLAMAGMPPFNGFLSKELFFQAMVEVTHLRIFGLGSWSVLLPVFAWLASVFTLIYALIIVFKTFLGRSQSEIPAEKLHEAPAGMLIPPVVLGILVIIFGLFPNLLAGSLIEPAMAAVLPSLLNGNERFDVHFSLWHGWTPELIMTIGVVILGITLYKLLPRWRNIYEHYPQGLTINNMYHVVLDNLQHYARKWTEAYMNGSVRSYLVYIFSFTVALLVYAFFRSGENITWNLQGNAPFSFYEVVLLVTLIGAAVSIPFAKNRLSAVIMTGAVGYLVTLLFVLFRAPDLALTQMIVETVSVALFLLCFYHLPELQRGKSSRRYLTVNMIVAIAVGVVMTFVALAASGTASLESISTFFLQEAYDSAGGKNVVNVLLVDFRGFDTLLEIMVLGVASLSIYSMINLNLEAKDLGARLKFRKKEENQDSESDLDDETDNTKKYGNRERSSSSWDTVPLQSNDVLLQTTTKVVVFIILTFAMHLFFAGHHNPGGGFIGGLVTAAALVLIALAFSTDTIRKALPVDFRILTGIGLGIALLTGAGSFIFGVPFLSQTFGYFELPLLGETELATAMLFDLGVYLAVLGVTMTIILQIGEDR